A window of the Cheilinus undulatus linkage group 21, ASM1832078v1, whole genome shotgun sequence genome harbors these coding sequences:
- the LOC121529495 gene encoding zinc finger protein 239-like, which translates to MCDATNRNFRSQLAAVLDKLMKAALVEIGNLADECSSVLHTEISLHKTENEALKKRCYSLEVQLRAAREAQSYPPHVNCVNRRHPTGQEQNPPAIDGVFGKDWCMDLWREEQKLPPHRKDTVEPTAMTSMAPQALDLMERDPDLIFIKEELFDDHPIGQQMTLTDNRKIVGLFEEDNMLHRAVDDLQLHTMELNNFPMAADSQTQRTQPTIMDKLIDDATMGSLVDNTNPPPAIGEYSDYANNIHTNATKELIIQPKPMKPTKRFECLFCGKIFNYLSSLKVHIRRHSGEKPFCCSVCGRRFAQKTYLKLHQRVHSGEKPYSCPDCGKSFSQKSSLNIHLRTHTGEKPYSCVDCGKCYAYKYGLNHHQCFN; encoded by the exons ATGAATGCTCTTCCGTCCTTCACACCGAGATATCTCTACATAAGACGGAAAATGAGGCGCTAAAGAAGAGGTGTTATTCACTGGAGGTCCAGCTGAGAGCAGCGAGGGAGGCACAGAGCTATCCCCCACATGTCAACTGTGTCAACCGCCGACACCCCACAG GGCAGGAGCAGAATCCTCCAGCTATTGATGGAGTGTTTGGGAAGGACTGGTGCATGGATTTGTGGAGAGAAGAACAAAAACTCCCCCCTCATAGGAAAGACACAGTGGAGCCTACTGCTATGACTAGTATGGCACCACAG GCTCTGGACTTGATGGAGAGAGATCCTGATCTTATTTTTATCAAGGAGGAATTGTTTGATGATCACCCCATTGGTCAGCAGATGACGCTCACAGATAACAGAAAAA TTGTTGGACTTTTTGAGGAGGACAACATGCTTCATAGAGCTGTTGATGATTTGCAGCTTCACACAATGGAACTAAATAACTTCCCTATGGCAGCTGACAGTCAAACACAACGCACACAGCCAACTATTATGGACAAATTAATAGATGATGCCACGATGGGCAGTCTGGTGGACAATACCAATCCCCCTCCAGCTATTGGCGAATACTCAGACTATGCAAACAATATTCACACAAATGCCACCAAAGAACTCATCATTCAACCAAAACCTATGAAGCCCACTAAACGATTCGAATGCTTATTCTGTGGGAAAATATTCAACTATCTGAGCAGTTTAAAAGTCCACATAAGGCGACACTCTGGCGAGAAGCCGTTTTGCTGCTCGGTTTGTGGAAGGCGCTTTGCACAGAAAACGTACCTGAAACTGCACCAGCGCGTACACTCTGGAGAGAAGCCTTACAGCTGTCCGGACTGTGGCAAAAGTTTTTCCCAGAAAAGCTCTCTGAACATACACCTCCGAACACACACAGGAGAAAAACCTTATAGCTGTgtggattgtgggaaatgttaTGCATACAAATATGGCTTAAATCACCATCAGTGTTTTAATTGA